Proteins from a single region of Hordeum vulgare subsp. vulgare unplaced genomic scaffold, MorexV3_pseudomolecules_assembly, whole genome shotgun sequence:
- the LOC123418291 gene encoding maturase K: MEKFEGYSEKQKSRQQYFVYPLLFQEYIYAFAHDYGLNGSEPVEIVSWNNKKFSSLLVKRLIIRMYQQNFLDNSVNHPNQDRLLDYKIFFYSEFYSQILSEGFAIVVEIPFSLRELSCPKEKEIPKFQNLRSIHSIFPFLEDKFLHLDYLSHIEIPYPIHLEILVQLLQYRIQDVPSLHLLRFFLNYYSNWNSFITSMKSILFFQKENKRLVKFLYNSYVSEYEFFLLFLRKQSSCLPLAYSGTFLERIHFSRKMEHFGIMYPGFSRKTLWFFMDPLIHYVRYQGKAILASKGSFFLKKKWKCYLINFWQYYFFFWTQPRRIHINQLANSCFDFMGYLSSVPKSPLLVRNQMLENSFLIDTRMKKFDTIVPATLLIGYLSKAQFCTGSGHPISKPIWTDLSDWDILDRFGRICRNLFHYHSGSSKKRTLYRLKYILRLSCARTLARKHKSTVRTFMQRLGSAFLEEFFTEEEQVFSLMFTKTTLFSFSGSHTERIWYLDIIGINDLVNPLN, from the coding sequence ATGGAAAAATTCGAAGGGTATTCAGAAAAACAGAAATCTCGTCAACAATACTTTGTCTACCCACTTCTCTTTCAGGAGTATATTTATGCATTTGCTCATGATTATGGATTAAACGGTTCTGAACCTGTGGAAATAGTTAGTTGGAATAACAAGAAATTTAGTTCACTACTTGTGAAACGTTTAATTATTCGAATGTATCAGCAGAATTTTTTGGATAACTCGGTTAATCATCCTAATCAAGATCGATTATTGGATTACAAAATTTTTTTTTATTCTGAGTTTTATTCTCAGATTCTATCTGAGGGGTTTGCGATTGTTGTGGAAATCCCATTCTCGCTACGGGAATTATCTTgtccgaaagaaaaagaaataccaaaGTTTCAGAATTTACGCTCTATTCATTCAATATTTCCCTTTTTAGAAGACAAATTTTTGCATTTGGATTATCTATCACATATAGAAATACCCTATCCTATCCATTTGgaaatcttggttcaactccttcAATACCGTATCCAAGATGTTCCATCTTTGCATTTATTGCGATTCTTTCTCAACTACTATTCGAATTGGAATAGTTTTATTACTTCAATGAAATCCattcttttttttcaaaaagaaaataaaagactaGTTAAATTCCTATATAACTCTTATGTATCAGAATAtgaatttttcttgttgtttcttCGTAAACAATCTTCTTGCTTACCATTAGCATATTCTGGAACTTTTCTGGAACGAATCCACTTTTCTAGGAAGATGGAACATTTTGGGATAATGTACCCTGGTTTTTCTCGGAAAACCTTATGGTTCTTTATGGATCCTCTTATACATTATGTTCGATATCAAGGAAAGGCAATTCTTGCATCAAAAggcagtttttttttgaaaaagaaatgGAAATGCTACCTTATCAATTTCTGGCaatattatttctttttttggaCTCAGCCGCGAAGAATCCATATAAACCAATTAGCAAACTCTTGCTTCGATTTTATGGGATACCTTTCAAGTGTACCAAAAAGTCCTTTGTTGGTAAGGAATCAAATGCTGGAGAATTCATTTCTCATAGATACTCGAATGAAAAAATTCGATACCATAGTCCCCGCTACTCTCCTCATAGGATACTTATCAAAAGCTCAATTTTGTACTGGATCGGGGCATCCTATTAGTAAACCCATTTGGACGGATTTATCAGATTGGGATATTCTTGATCGATTTGGTCGGATATGTAGAAAtctttttcattatcatagtggaTCTTCGAAAAAACGGACTTTGTATCGACTAAAGTATATACTTCGACTTTCATGCGCTAGAACTTTAGCTCGTAAACATAAAAGCACGGTACGAACTTTTATGCAACGATTGGGTTcggcatttttagaagaattttttACGGAAGAAGAGCAAGTTTTTTCTTTGATGTTCACCAAAACAACTCTTTTTTCTTTCAGTGGATCACACACTGAGCGTATTTGGTATTTGGATATTATAGGTATCAATGACCTGGTCAACCCTCTTAATTAA